The following are encoded together in the Ooceraea biroi isolate clonal line C1 chromosome 2, Obir_v5.4, whole genome shotgun sequence genome:
- the LOC105279135 gene encoding uncharacterized protein LOC105279135 isoform X1, with translation MAPMRRPSLSSSVHLQTLTRDYRLRHLETEKNMNQFFMLFYIMMVMWMFYGKCKAAPGFIGIHRNLENYPYVHRYALESLMNDFAEDLVGEDEDNLQLSKRQQLDDYGHMRFGRRSLGDDIGYGHL, from the exons ATGGCGCCCATGCGAAGACCTTCTTTATCGTCTTCTGTTCATCTACAGACCTTAACACGGGATTACAGGCTGCGACACCTCGAAACAGAAAAGA ACATGAATCAGTTCTTCATGTTGTTCTATATAATGATGGTTATGTGGATGTTCTATGGAAAATGTAAAGCAGCTCCAGGATTTATTGGTATCCATCGCAACTTAGAAAATTATCCATATGTTCACAG ATATGCTCTAGAAAGTCTCATGAACGACTTCGCGGAGGATCTCGTTGGTGAGGACGAAGATAATCTGCAACTCAGCAAGCGTCAACAATTGGATGATTACGGTCATATGAGATTCGGTAGACGGTCCCTCGGTGACGATATAGGATATGGACATTTGTGA
- the LOC105279135 gene encoding uncharacterized protein LOC105279135 isoform X2, producing MEVSPPHDLFRQEAKKADCSIKSYVRTARSVHFIVDFSDVHNTRKVNHLLNVVELCCLFATFLKSILLFFRRHESVLHVVLYNDGYVDVLWKM from the exons ATGGAG GTTTCACCCCCGCACGATCTCTTCAGACAAGAAGCGAAGAAAGCCGACTGTAGTATAAAAAGCTACGTGCGAACTGCACGCAGCGTGCACTTTATCGTCGATTTTTCCGACGTTCACAACACGCGCAA AGTCAATCACCTCTTGAACGTCGTAGAGCTATGTTGTCTCTTTGCGACTTTTCTGAAGTCGATCCTGTTATTTTTCAGACG ACATGAATCAGTTCTTCATGTTGTTCTATATAATGATGGTTATGTGGATGTTCTATGGAAAATGTAA
- the LOC105279116 gene encoding uncharacterized protein LOC105279116: MAIILEDRDIIVHRSLSEWWSEETEYVFQRIEKWIAFARGYNRLRSLRWLKNQQMMQVPSCNVPSNDTACSSQFYSLKRSKQKWNPEEIKINCCDTFNYQSNSKLDSNCLEAYRYDYSIYFKTIGDIRKDKNNVRY, encoded by the exons ATGGCTATTATATTGGAAGATAGAGACATTATAGTACACAGAAGTCTATCAGAATGGTGGAGCGAGGAGACGGAGTATGTATTCCAGAGAATCGAAAAATGGATTGCCTTCGCACGTGGTTATAATCGTCTTCGATCGTTGAG gtGGTTGAAAAATCAGCAAATGATGCAAGTCCCATCTTGTAATGTACCTTCCAATGATACTGCTTGCTcatcgcaattttatagcctaAAGCGATCTAAACAGAAATGGAATCCAGAAGAAATCAAAATCAATTGTTGCGATACCTTCAATTATCAGTCGAACAGCAAATTGGACAGCAATTGTCTAGAAGCGTACCGATACGACTATAGCATTTATTTTAAGACTATTGGTGATATTAGaaaggataaaaataatgtaaggTATTAA